The following coding sequences are from one Paenarthrobacter ureafaciens window:
- a CDS encoding WhiB family transcriptional regulator, with protein sequence MGQALRIQEDAVVAEHASVKYRSREVPGDWYVDPADPEAAEKYNQNVQQSLEEQATALLAAHEALIGDDPAAAEDELDDPPMELRRPLESPVQPVWIGLPTQADFDDEGELGWQTDALCAQTDPEAFFPEKGGSTRDAKKVCGACNVRSQCLEYALANDERFGIWGGLSERERRRLRKRAV encoded by the coding sequence ATGGGGCAAGCGTTGCGTATCCAGGAAGATGCAGTCGTCGCAGAACACGCGTCGGTAAAATACCGGTCGCGGGAAGTACCCGGGGATTGGTATGTGGATCCGGCGGATCCCGAAGCGGCAGAGAAATACAACCAGAACGTGCAGCAATCGCTGGAGGAGCAGGCAACGGCGCTCCTCGCAGCCCACGAGGCCTTGATCGGGGACGACCCCGCCGCGGCCGAGGACGAACTTGACGATCCACCCATGGAGTTGCGCCGTCCGCTTGAAAGCCCGGTGCAGCCTGTCTGGATCGGGTTGCCTACGCAGGCTGACTTCGATGATGAAGGTGAGCTTGGCTGGCAGACGGATGCGCTGTGCGCACAGACCGATCCCGAAGCCTTCTTCCCTGAAAAGGGCGGTTCCACCAGGGACGCCAAGAAGGTCTGCGGAGCGTGCAACGTCCGCTCGCAGTGCCTCGAGTACGCCCTCGCGAACGACGAACGATTCGGCATTTGGGGCGGCCTCTCCGAGCGTGAGCGTCGTCGGCTAAGGAAGCGAGCGGTCTAA